Proteins encoded by one window of bacterium:
- a CDS encoding DNA internalization-related competence protein ComEC/Rec2 produces MARRPVFFLALAFSLGIFIQSRCAFPAAFLLSAFALCLLAACLLLRFGRGSNALQFNTQLLLLACLLAGMLRLHFEQRPRVGEVGAWVDDTREIWLFGAVASVPEARANSWRFRCRVYAVWEGSAVQRIRGEVLAYVKSPAPVTVSETVIMPGRLVLPDASRNPGAFDYRAYLRAAGINAIFYASDSLAWHSGKPERFSVDRLIAGVQLWTEARLARFAAGQDLALLKALLLGSRAELQHEVIENFARTGLIHVLAVSGLHVGFVALILVMLVELCRVPKRRQWPVVLAGLAFYAALTGLQPPVLRATLMAAVILLGRALQRTASIYNSLGLAGLVILLGQPLQLFQIGFQLSFVAVLGIAYLYRPLCFQLARLPGSRRPGMRWAVALLAVSLAAQLATLPLTAMAFGRLPLLAILGNLAVIPAAFVLVATSAVACLAALLNDFVALAFGTVAQLMAAGMIVFTRWLAGVPLAYLDGVAMPVLFWLAYALFVAAVIEWRRRPRRLLLPLGLLALNAFVWLSAFGAAPKLRITFFDVGQGDAVLLEFPRGKEMLIDTGPANEFTTAAETALLPYLQRQGIRRLEAVLISHPHADHLAGLPALLRELAIDSVYSCGSTTAAELEQTCERLLDSLKIPQRVLRVGDRLTAFPAAQLTVLHSGVTADAVPTLNDASVVLKVLFGEVTLLFTGDAESWSESRLLAHAPALASDLLKVGHHGSRTSSTPPFLDAVVPRWAVISAGRRNSFGHPDSSILARFDSLGIPLLRTDLSGAIVFESDGRTLWRVR; encoded by the coding sequence ATGGCCAGACGCCCGGTCTTCTTCCTCGCGCTTGCTTTCAGTCTCGGCATCTTCATCCAATCGCGCTGTGCTTTCCCCGCCGCCTTCCTGCTCTCTGCCTTTGCACTTTGTCTGCTGGCCGCGTGCCTGCTGCTGCGCTTTGGCCGCGGCAGCAACGCGCTGCAATTCAACACGCAATTGCTGTTGCTGGCTTGCCTGCTGGCCGGCATGCTGCGGCTGCATTTCGAGCAACGGCCACGCGTGGGTGAAGTAGGTGCGTGGGTCGATGACACGCGTGAGATTTGGCTGTTCGGCGCTGTCGCCAGTGTGCCGGAAGCGCGCGCGAATTCCTGGCGCTTTCGATGCCGGGTGTACGCTGTGTGGGAGGGAAGCGCGGTGCAGCGCATCCGTGGTGAGGTGCTGGCCTATGTCAAATCGCCGGCGCCGGTGACAGTCTCGGAGACCGTCATCATGCCGGGCCGCCTGGTGCTGCCGGACGCCAGCCGCAATCCCGGCGCGTTTGATTATCGCGCCTATCTCCGGGCAGCCGGCATCAATGCGATCTTCTATGCCTCGGATTCGCTGGCGTGGCATTCGGGCAAGCCGGAGAGATTTTCGGTCGACCGCCTCATCGCCGGCGTCCAACTCTGGACCGAAGCACGGCTGGCCCGCTTTGCAGCCGGGCAGGACCTGGCCCTGCTCAAGGCGCTGTTGTTGGGCAGCCGCGCAGAATTGCAGCACGAGGTAATCGAAAACTTCGCCCGCACCGGCTTGATTCACGTGCTGGCGGTTTCGGGATTGCATGTCGGTTTTGTCGCACTGATCCTGGTCATGCTGGTGGAGCTGTGCCGCGTGCCCAAACGCCGGCAGTGGCCGGTGGTGCTCGCGGGGCTGGCGTTCTACGCGGCGCTTACCGGTTTGCAGCCGCCGGTGCTGCGCGCCACGCTGATGGCCGCGGTGATTCTGCTCGGCCGTGCGCTGCAACGCACGGCCTCGATCTACAACAGCCTCGGCCTCGCCGGCCTGGTGATTTTGCTCGGGCAGCCGCTGCAGCTTTTTCAAATCGGCTTTCAGCTCTCTTTCGTCGCGGTGTTGGGCATTGCCTATCTCTACCGGCCGCTGTGCTTCCAGCTCGCGAGACTGCCGGGCAGCCGCCGTCCCGGCATGCGCTGGGCCGTGGCCTTGCTGGCCGTTTCGCTGGCCGCGCAACTCGCGACTTTGCCGCTCACGGCCATGGCATTCGGGCGACTGCCGCTGCTGGCGATTTTAGGGAATCTGGCGGTCATTCCCGCGGCCTTTGTGCTGGTGGCAACCAGCGCCGTGGCCTGCCTGGCGGCATTGCTCAACGACTTCGTTGCGCTTGCTTTCGGCACCGTGGCGCAACTCATGGCAGCAGGCATGATCGTTTTCACGCGCTGGCTGGCGGGCGTGCCGCTCGCCTACCTCGACGGCGTCGCCATGCCGGTTCTCTTCTGGCTGGCGTATGCGCTGTTCGTGGCCGCGGTGATCGAATGGCGGCGCCGGCCGCGCCGCCTGTTGCTTCCGCTCGGTTTGCTGGCGCTGAACGCCTTCGTTTGGCTCTCGGCCTTTGGCGCAGCGCCGAAGCTGCGCATCACTTTCTTCGACGTCGGCCAGGGCGATGCCGTGCTGTTGGAGTTTCCGCGCGGCAAGGAGATGTTGATCGATACCGGGCCTGCGAACGAATTCACCACCGCGGCGGAAACCGCGCTGTTGCCTTATTTGCAGCGGCAGGGCATTCGCCGGTTGGAAGCGGTGCTCATTTCTCATCCTCATGCCGATCATCTCGCCGGCCTCCCCGCCTTGTTGCGCGAGCTTGCCATCGATTCCGTTTACTCCTGCGGCAGCACCACCGCTGCCGAGCTGGAACAAACCTGCGAGCGTCTGTTGGATAGTCTGAAAATTCCGCAGCGCGTGTTGCGGGTGGGTGATCGCCTCACCGCTTTTCCGGCGGCGCAACTCACCGTCTTGCACTCCGGCGTGACGGCGGATGCCGTGCCAACGCTCAACGACGCCTCGGTCGTGCTCAAGGTCTTGTTCGGCGAGGTGACGCTGCTTTTTACCGGGGATGCGGAGAGCTGGAGTGAAAGCCGGCTGCTGGCGCACGCGCCGGCGCTTGCCAGTGATTTGCTGAAGGTGGGACATCACGGCAGCCGCACTTCCAGCACACCGCCATTTTTGGACGCGGTTGTTCCCCGCTGGGCGGTGATCTCAGCAGGCCGGCGCAATTCCTTCGGCCATCCGGATTCATCGATCCTGGCGCGCTTTGATTCGCTCGGCATTCCGCTGTTGCGCACCGATCTTTCCGGCGCGATCGTGTTCGAGAGCGACGGCCGCACGCTGTGGCGCGTGCGCTGA
- a CDS encoding restriction endonuclease subunit S yields the protein MSAYSHYPLEAIAAVFVGLARHGNVLGSQKYGLQVSLIGMKAIGESGVDWEAIETVNLAPEADVASSQVAAGDVVLTCRGTAVRVALLPERATGMLIDSNLIAVRCGPQMQPELLAAFFRYPAGREILERASQSTTRQKNLTLKAVRRIMLPVPPLPKQEQMVALLRAADRQHNLALAAAAQRLALAQNLVVHTLLENGE from the coding sequence ATGTCTGCCTACTCTCATTATCCCCTGGAAGCGATCGCGGCGGTCTTCGTCGGGCTGGCGCGGCACGGCAATGTTTTGGGCTCGCAAAAGTACGGCCTGCAAGTGAGTCTGATCGGCATGAAAGCCATCGGCGAATCGGGTGTGGATTGGGAGGCCATTGAAACAGTGAATCTCGCGCCCGAGGCAGACGTGGCCTCGTCGCAAGTTGCCGCCGGCGACGTGGTGCTCACCTGTCGCGGCACGGCGGTGCGCGTGGCGCTGCTGCCCGAGCGCGCCACGGGCATGCTCATCGATTCCAATCTCATCGCCGTCCGCTGTGGCCCGCAAATGCAACCCGAATTGCTTGCCGCCTTCTTCCGCTATCCCGCCGGCCGTGAAATCCTGGAGCGCGCCTCGCAATCAACCACGCGCCAGAAGAACCTGACCCTCAAAGCCGTGCGCCGCATCATGCTGCCGGTGCCGCCGCTGCCCAAGCAGGAACAGATGGTGGCGCTGCTCCGCGCCGCCGACCGGCAACACAATCTGGCCCTGGCCGCCGCCGCGCAACGGCTGGCGCTGGCGCAGAATCTGGTGGTGCACACGCTGCTGGAAAACGGAGAGTGA
- a CDS encoding SAM-dependent methyltransferase — protein MDREPLTLEGLSAHFEEALELVSAVTDPLPVRNHFFALILLKRLHDQFQERCTALIERERRHGSSEAEAAAIAEDPDEHPIFLPREARWPALLSAPERSLPALAHACSLLAAGNPGALAGVLDRLSFETLGAELGPAAANELWYRLLQHFSGISLADQDLLTGEVFGLAVDNLLEAFLHRAGRKAGDFASPRTVMRLLAELLQPADGMRIADPVCGAARSLLACRAYVARAGGRPQNLSLHGEELDPETWVLGRLNLLLHGVTDFQLELGDAISHPLLAAEGSLLTCDRLIAHPPFSIANWQRSVALNDPWQRFRAGVPTEKRGDLALVQHALASLTPSGRAAIMVAHGVLFRTGPEQDIRRALLQPDCDAIEAVIGLPRGLGYGASLAFAILLLRRHKPESRRGKVLFLDATAHLEPESLEEGLQEADILKIVAAYRAGGEAATLPAALEELIAEWQAQLEIAYHAARGRWPAESSAREKIAAHFHLRRQVLQQAAERARAWLARNPTLAGFAATATLADIENLQHCNLNFTRYVGGRRYQPAFDLTAEWQDLHELEAQRNEAENEMDRLLAEWGPGRE, from the coding sequence ATGGACCGGGAACCTTTGACGCTCGAAGGACTGAGCGCGCATTTCGAAGAAGCGCTCGAACTCGTCAGCGCAGTCACCGACCCGCTGCCGGTGCGTAATCATTTCTTCGCACTCATTCTACTGAAGCGTCTCCACGATCAGTTTCAAGAACGCTGTACTGCGCTGATTGAACGCGAGCGCCGCCACGGCAGCTCGGAAGCCGAAGCCGCCGCCATCGCGGAAGATCCCGACGAGCATCCCATCTTCCTGCCGCGGGAGGCGCGCTGGCCGGCGTTGCTCAGCGCACCCGAGCGCAGCCTGCCGGCGCTGGCGCACGCCTGCTCCCTGCTCGCCGCCGGCAATCCCGGCGCGCTGGCCGGCGTGCTCGACCGCCTCTCATTCGAAACACTTGGCGCCGAATTGGGGCCGGCAGCGGCCAACGAGCTGTGGTACCGTCTGTTGCAGCATTTCAGCGGCATCAGCCTCGCGGATCAAGATCTTTTGACCGGCGAAGTCTTTGGCTTGGCGGTCGACAATCTTCTGGAAGCTTTCCTCCACCGTGCCGGCCGCAAAGCCGGCGATTTTGCCAGCCCGCGCACGGTCATGCGTCTGCTCGCGGAGCTGTTGCAGCCGGCGGACGGCATGCGCATCGCTGATCCGGTGTGCGGCGCCGCGCGCAGCCTGCTGGCTTGTCGCGCGTATGTGGCGCGCGCCGGCGGCCGGCCGCAAAATCTCTCCCTGCACGGCGAAGAGCTTGATCCGGAAACCTGGGTGCTCGGCCGCTTGAATTTGCTGCTGCACGGGGTCACGGATTTTCAACTCGAGCTTGGCGATGCCATCAGCCATCCCTTGCTCGCCGCTGAGGGCAGCCTGCTGACCTGCGATCGTCTCATCGCCCATCCGCCGTTTTCAATTGCCAACTGGCAACGCTCCGTGGCGCTCAATGATCCCTGGCAGCGGTTTCGGGCGGGCGTGCCTACGGAGAAACGCGGCGACCTTGCCCTGGTGCAGCACGCGCTGGCCAGCCTCACGCCCTCCGGCCGCGCTGCGATCATGGTGGCGCATGGCGTGCTCTTTCGCACCGGCCCCGAGCAGGATATTCGCCGGGCGTTGTTGCAGCCGGACTGCGATGCCATCGAAGCCGTCATCGGCTTGCCGCGTGGCTTGGGCTATGGTGCCAGCCTGGCTTTTGCCATTCTTCTGCTGCGGCGCCACAAACCCGAATCCCGCCGCGGCAAAGTGTTGTTCCTCGACGCGACTGCTCACCTCGAGCCGGAAAGTCTGGAGGAGGGATTGCAGGAGGCCGATATCTTGAAAATTGTAGCCGCATACCGTGCCGGCGGTGAGGCCGCCACCCTGCCAGCCGCGCTCGAGGAGCTCATCGCCGAATGGCAGGCACAATTGGAGATTGCCTACCACGCCGCCCGCGGCCGCTGGCCAGCGGAGAGCAGCGCTCGGGAAAAAATTGCTGCGCACTTTCACCTGCGCCGCCAAGTTCTGCAACAGGCCGCCGAACGCGCCCGCGCCTGGCTGGCGCGCAATCCCACCCTCGCCGGATTCGCGGCCACCGCCACGCTGGCGGACATCGAAAACCTGCAGCACTGCAATCTCAATTTCACCCGCTACGTCGGCGGCCGGCGTTATCAGCCCGCCTTCGATTTGACGGCCGAATGGCAGGATTTGCATGAGCTGGAAGCGCAACGCAACGAGGCGGAAAACGAAATGGACCGCTTGCTGGCAGAGTGGGGACCGGGCAGGGAGTGA